The following are encoded together in the Acidobacteriota bacterium genome:
- a CDS encoding xanthine dehydrogenase family protein molybdopterin-binding subunit produces MANTLVGTDYVPPDLIEKVTGRARYAEDWRAEGMLFAKQLLSPMPHARVRNIDASAALEMDGVEAVLTADDLAEYMGEAGPLDERSLTNHPKYEGEPVLAVAAVSEKIAADAIEKIRVDFEPLPFALDPLDSIAPGGADSLPDGNSIVRQRTDTGVETVVQRVEWTAEDLATARGSNGEKGSMPEGVFQDEWTNGDLEKGFADADYIIDEPLFFQSVTHHPMEPRSCMAHWEGDTCHLYPSTQSVAFTLLAGQGTVGVPPQNLVVHAEYTGGGFGSKIVGTSNMAVPVYLAKKTGKPVMHRVTRYEENYIGRARPGFQGWARIGFKKDGRISAFDWAVIQDNGPYGRQSDMGTSGNMVSLTYQPESMRHRGLSIATNTPPRAPQRAPGGVQMSAMVEPLLDRAADHLGIDRLTIRQINIAKNGAKFGDGEGRNVTTAYVTEAWDRLAEMVDWEDAKARSGQMNGSKVTGVGLASSTYTAGSSGFDGLMLITPEGRLEIHTGIGNLGTHSYSDTARVAADLLDVPWEKVDMVWGDTGKGVPHTCVQAGSQTTHAITRATHAAATDLRTKLQELAAQVHGGSASQYVVAGERVYRRGNRAAGLSLAQAAEKAIEMGGRYDGTELNEGLSPITLGGAAVLKGRGLLAAAKDNYGRAGDVYSWVVAYAEIELDKETGVIELTDYKAVTDCGTVLNPRSLGGQLHGGAVQGFGCAVGQKWVYDPQWGIPFANRFYTARPSTILDVPLEMEWDAVNMPDPNNPVGSKGIGEPPMGAGCASLLCAIQDALGQDTVAYLPLMTDHIINQLEGREQDSEFLAAHT; encoded by the coding sequence ATGGCCAATACACTCGTAGGCACCGACTACGTTCCACCCGATCTGATCGAAAAGGTCACCGGACGCGCCAGGTACGCGGAGGACTGGCGCGCCGAGGGCATGCTGTTCGCCAAGCAGTTGCTGTCGCCGATGCCCCACGCGCGGGTGCGGAACATCGACGCCTCCGCCGCGCTGGAGATGGACGGCGTCGAGGCGGTTCTCACCGCGGACGACCTCGCCGAGTACATGGGCGAAGCGGGTCCGCTGGATGAGCGTTCCCTGACGAACCATCCGAAGTACGAGGGCGAGCCCGTGCTCGCCGTCGCCGCCGTGAGCGAGAAGATCGCCGCCGACGCGATCGAAAAGATCAGGGTCGACTTCGAGCCGCTGCCGTTCGCGCTGGACCCCCTGGATTCGATCGCTCCGGGAGGCGCCGACTCGCTGCCCGATGGCAACAGCATCGTCCGCCAGCGCACCGACACCGGCGTCGAGACCGTCGTCCAGCGCGTGGAGTGGACGGCCGAGGACCTGGCGACCGCGAGGGGCTCGAACGGCGAGAAGGGCAGCATGCCCGAGGGCGTGTTCCAGGACGAGTGGACGAACGGCGACCTCGAGAAGGGCTTCGCCGACGCCGACTACATCATCGACGAGCCGCTCTTCTTCCAGTCGGTCACCCATCACCCGATGGAGCCGCGAAGCTGCATGGCGCACTGGGAGGGCGACACCTGCCACCTCTACCCCTCGACCCAGAGCGTCGCCTTCACGCTGCTCGCGGGCCAGGGCACGGTCGGCGTTCCGCCCCAGAACCTGGTCGTCCACGCCGAGTACACCGGCGGCGGCTTCGGCAGCAAGATCGTCGGCACCAGCAACATGGCGGTGCCGGTCTACCTGGCCAAGAAGACCGGCAAGCCGGTCATGCACCGGGTCACCCGCTACGAGGAGAACTACATCGGCCGCGCCCGCCCGGGCTTCCAGGGTTGGGCCAGGATCGGCTTCAAGAAGGACGGCCGCATCTCCGCCTTCGACTGGGCGGTGATCCAGGACAACGGTCCGTACGGCCGTCAGAGCGACATGGGCACCTCGGGCAACATGGTGTCCCTCACCTACCAGCCCGAGAGCATGCGCCACCGCGGCCTCTCCATCGCGACGAACACGCCCCCGCGGGCTCCGCAGCGGGCGCCGGGCGGCGTGCAGATGTCGGCCATGGTCGAGCCCCTGCTCGACCGCGCCGCGGACCACCTGGGAATCGACCGCCTGACCATCCGCCAGATCAACATCGCGAAGAACGGCGCCAAGTTCGGTGACGGCGAGGGTCGCAACGTGACCACCGCCTACGTCACCGAAGCCTGGGACCGGCTGGCCGAGATGGTCGACTGGGAAGACGCCAAGGCCCGAAGCGGGCAGATGAACGGCTCGAAGGTCACCGGCGTCGGTCTCGCGAGTTCGACCTACACCGCCGGTTCGAGCGGTTTCGACGGACTGATGCTGATCACGCCGGAAGGCCGGCTCGAGATCCACACCGGAATCGGGAACCTGGGCACCCACTCCTACTCCGACACCGCGCGGGTCGCAGCCGACCTGCTCGACGTGCCGTGGGAGAAGGTGGACATGGTCTGGGGCGATACCGGCAAGGGCGTGCCCCACACCTGCGTGCAGGCGGGCAGCCAGACCACCCACGCGATCACGCGCGCCACCCACGCCGCCGCCACCGACCTGAGGACGAAGCTCCAGGAGCTCGCGGCCCAGGTCCACGGCGGCTCGGCCTCGCAGTACGTCGTCGCCGGTGAACGCGTCTACCGCCGGGGCAACCGCGCCGCCGGCCTGAGCCTGGCCCAGGCCGCCGAGAAGGCGATCGAGATGGGCGGCCGCTACGACGGCACGGAGCTCAACGAAGGACTGAGTCCGATCACGCTCGGCGGCGCCGCCGTCCTCAAGGGCCGCGGCCTGCTGGCTGCCGCCAAGGACAACTACGGTCGCGCCGGCGACGTCTACTCCTGGGTCGTCGCCTACGCCGAGATCGAGCTCGACAAGGAGACCGGCGTCATCGAACTGACGGACTACAAGGCGGTCACCGACTGCGGGACCGTCCTCAACCCCCGGAGCCTCGGTGGCCAGCTTCACGGCGGCGCCGTGCAGGGCTTCGGCTGCGCGGTCGGCCAGAAGTGGGTCTACGACCCGCAGTGGGGCATCCCCTTCGCGAACCGCTTCTACACCGCCCGGCCGTCGACGATCCTCGACGTGCCGCTCGAGATGGAGTGGGACGCCGTGAACATGCCGGATCCGAACAACCCGGTGGGCTCCAAGGGCATCGGCGAACCGCCGATGGGCGCCGGCTGCGCCTCCCTCCTGTGCGCCATCCAGGACGCGCTGGGGCAGGACACGGTGGCCTACCTGCCGCTCATGACCGACCACATCATCAACCAGCTCGAGGGCCGCGAACAGGACAGCGAGTTCCTTGCCGCGCACACCTGA